CTGACCTCGGCCTATGTCTATTGCCGTGGTGGTGTTCACCACGCGGCTGACTTTCACGCCCGGATGTTTTCCCCCGATATGGGCATAGCCGAGGACCCGGCCACTGGCTCCGCGGTGGCGGCGCTTTCAGGCGCCATCCAGCATTTCGATGCACTGCCGGACGGCCATCACCCGTTGCTGATCGAGCAGGGCGTGGAGATGGGGCGCCCCTCCTTCATCCATCTGCATATCGACACCAAGGAAGGCAAAGTTTTCCGCGCCCGCATCGGCGGCACCGCCGTGCGCATCGCTTCCGGCATGCTCGACATTTGATTTTCCTTGGTTTTTTCGAGTTTTGATTTTTTTTGCTGTTTCATGACATTTTTTTCGAAACGGCGCTGGACAAGCAGAGACAACCCCTTTATATCCCCGCTCACGGCAGCGATGAAGCACAAACGAAGCGCTGCAGGCGGGTGATTAGCTCAGTTGGTAGAGCAGCTGACTCTTAATCAGCGGGTCGTAGGTTCGAACCCTACATCACCCACCATTTCAATGACTTAGCCGGGAATTTTATATGCTGTTTTATAGCATTCCCGGTATTTTACACTTTCATTCTCGCCTTGTTCCCTGACCGATAGCGTCGACCACTTCCTGACCGGCCAGATAGTGCTTTCGGATGATCGTTTCGGCATCGCTTTCCGAGTGGCCGGAGATCTCTGCAATCAGTTTAATTTTCTCGTCATGGGACCGATCCAGCTTTGCATAGGCGAAGGTGATGGCCGTTCCCCGCAGGTCATGAAACGTCACGCCATGGATGCCGAGGCGGGCCATTTCCTTACGCCACGATGCGCGAAACCCGCTCGATGTCCAGTTTTGGCCGAATGAGTTGACCAAAACCCGCTGGCGCTGATCTTCCTTGGCTTTTCTTAACATCGGCAGCAGATCCAGTGCGGCGGCCACGCGCACGCGGGCGCCGGTCTTGCCTTGCCGAATCGAGATCCGTTCTCCGTCGAAGGCCAGCGTCGGCATGGAAAGGACATCCGCCTGTCTCTGCATGGTCCACAGCGCGACCATGGCAACGTTTCTGATATGCGGGGATGCTTCGGCCAGCAATGTGTCAAGCTGCTGGCTACTCCAGATTATGTCACGGCGTGTGCCTTCGTGCAGCCTTTCCACCCGTTCCAGCGGATTGCGCAGGATGATCTCATTGTCTTTCGCCCAGGCGAAGACACGGGAGAGGAGGGCCATATGCATGTCGGCGGATCGGGGCGCGTCCTTCATGGTGTCGCGCCACCGCAGGAACAGCATCCGACTGCCTCTGGCCTCGATGGCCTGGATCGGGAAGGTTTCATATTCTAGGCGGATGGCTGAAAATTGCCGCTCATAATCGCGGCGTGTTGCCGGTGCGAGCTTTTCAAAACTGGCTGTCTTGCGAAAATCGTCAATCAGTGAACCGATTGTGCCTTGTATCGCTTGCTTCTGCCGATCACGGGTCAGCCGCAGGAATTCCTGCGTGAATGCCTTTGTGCCTGGCTTGGAGGCCAGCCTTGGGGCGCCTTTGCCGCGCCAGGCGTAGTAATAGGTTTCTATCCCGCCGTTGGCCAGCCGGACCTTGACCTTATGAATTCCCACCAGTTTGCCGTCCATCCATCCACCTATTGAGCGCGGCTTCCGCGCTATCGTCTTTTTCGGGCTTGATCGCAAAGCGGCGAGGGGAAAACTCGATTTCCCCTGTCGGATGCATGATGACACGCACGTCATGCATCGCTGCCGCCGCAGCAGCATCGGCGATTTCTGATTTTGTGTAAGTGCGGGCTCTGCTCATTGAGGTTCGTCCACATTGTTTCCACAGGCTGGCTCTGGCCCGCTGCGGATGGTTTTCGGTCGTGGTCCCATAGTTTCAGCATTCATCAGGTACGCCGCCAGGTTCGTCCCAGCGTGACAGACACCGGCAACGGTGATTTCACCGTTGGTGATGGTGAAACTGGCGTGGCACTTATAGGTGACGACTGCCCAGGCCTTGGCGGTGTCAATATCCAGCATGATGCGGTCGGCGCCGCAGCATGGGCGGCGGGTGGTGGATTGGAGTTTGTAGGTGCGGGCGGTGGTCATGGTGCGCCCTCTGCCGCTTCCTCGGCCATGATATCGCGGCCTGTCCGTAGTTCTTCGATCTGGATAAGCATGGCTTCGGCGCGTTCGACGACATCCGGGCGGTTGTTTGCCTTGCCCCACGCTATTTCCAAGCGCTTTGTGTGTTCGACCGGGCCATATTTATCAGTGAGAACGGCACCAGCTGATATCGCGGCTGCCTTCTTTGAGAGCGCGATATCGAAATGGACCCACGATGCGTTGCGGTGCTTGCCGAAAGACAGGATTTTGTGGCCCTGTATCCATTTGCGCTGGACACCGATTTTGTCCACCATGGCAAGCAGCTCTTCATCGGTGTCTGCCCACAGGTGGCACATCACCATATTGCCGAACTTATGGCGAACGTCGTCAACATAGACGGTCACCGGCTTTCCTCCCAAGCTGCTACGCAGGCCGGAGCGATGGTTTTGGCGATATCGCGCATTGCTTCAGCATAGACACGGATCTCATATTGAGCATGCGGATCGACGCGCAGATCCAGAAACCCAAGCAGATTGCGCAGGTCGACCTTAGCAAACATATGGCTGTAGGTATTGACCGGCAGCACAGATCTGGCGAGTTCGCGCGGCCATCCTTTGGCAAGCAAGTTTCGATAAAGCTCAAAAGCTTTTTCGCAGTGTTCGCGCATCAGGTGGGTTTCGAAACGTCGATCCGACAGGATATTGTCGGCTTCGGTGTATTCCTCAGGGTCGCTGATATCACGGGCCTGTTTGCTGCTCGCCGATTGAACCCCAATCAAGTGTGGTTCCGGAACATAGAACTCCTCAGGCAACTCGCGGTATCGAGCCGACAATTCGTTGAATGACCATGTGCGATGACGATGCCACTGCCGGAACACGAAGATCGGAGCTTTGACTTCGAACTGGAATTCTACGGCTTCGAATGGACTGGTATGCCGGTTTTTCCAGAGATATCGGATCAGCCGGATATCGGACCCTTCATCCGTTCCGGCCCGCCACGCCGCATCATAAGAGACGCGAGCCGCGCGAACGACAGATAAATCGCTGCCCATATGGTCAACGTGGCGGACAAAGCCATGATCGAGAAGATCGATTTTCATGCTGGGTTCCTCTTTAAGAAATCATCAAGATAGGCCGCGTACCAAGCGGATTTTGCGTAGTCCTGCGCGCCATCCTTCTTGTTGGCGCGCGCTTGATATTTGATGATGTTGAATTTTAGAGCCCCTATAAACTCCTCGCGCGAGAGCCATGCTTTGAGGACTTTGATCACCTCATAGGGATCGGCGGCGCTACCATAGTGAGCGGGATGATCGACGGTTTGTGCATTCTCATGCATCGGCGTTACCCTCCATTGCAGATGTGGGTTTGCCAAAGTCCTTCAGCGCAAAATCGCGGACAGTTTGCTTTCCGAGATCGAAGGCGGTGAGGAGCCATTGCGGTTCCGGGTGCCACTCGGTCGAGCCAAACCAGATATTCTTGGGCAGGATGGTGCGCTCTGATGTTTCGCCGCGATAGTTGGTGTAGGTGAGAGTGACTGGATTGGCGCGCTCATGGTCATAGGCCCGATAGCCAATGACTTTGGCCTGTTGCAGATCCATTAGGATTGCGCAATGTCCATCAATCTCCCGGACGGAATACGGCTGATCACTGTTGAGGAATTCGGTAAAGCCCGCATCGTCGTTATGATAGGTAATTGGCCCCTGCGCTGGCGCTGTGGCGAAGCTGGCAGGGACCATATCTGCGGGAATTTCCCCATTAATGGCCCTACGCGCCGCATCGCCATAATGACCACTACCGCCACAACATGGGCAAGCGCTCCATCCGGGGATTTTGTCATCAGGCCCTCGCCAAACCGCCACCGTCTGCGGCTGGGCGGCAATGGCGGCTTGAATAGCCATGCGAATAACGTCATCGGGGATACCGGGACGAGACCTGGAAAGGACGCTGTCGGCGGCATCAACCATTTTGTCTGTGATTTCCATGATCTCTCTCCAATCACACCCGCATCGGCATCAGCACGATGAGGTTTTCTTCGTGGTCGCCATCGGCCCGCAGGATGGCGGGGCTGCCGGCGGTTTCCATGGCGAGGGTGAGCGGGCCGTCGCCGAGGTGGGTCAGGGCGTCGAGGACATATTTGCCGTTGAAACCGGCTTCGATTTCCAGCGGGCCTTCGACCGGAATGGTTTCCTCGGCCGATCCGGCGTCGGGGTTGTTGACGGATAGCTGCAACTGGCCATCCGAAAACTTGAACTTGACGGCCCGGCCTTTCTCGCTGGAAATGACGATGACGCGCTCGACGGCGGGCCTGATGGCCTTGGCCTCAAACTCAGCCTTCGCCGCGCCCGCCTGCGGAATGACGCGGGTATAATCCG
The nucleotide sequence above comes from Agrobacterium vitis. Encoded proteins:
- a CDS encoding DUF4031 domain-containing protein, whose translation is MTVYVDDVRHKFGNMVMCHLWADTDEELLAMVDKIGVQRKWIQGHKILSFGKHRNASWVHFDIALSKKAAAISAGAVLTDKYGPVEHTKRLEIAWGKANNRPDVVERAEAMLIQIEELRTGRDIMAEEAAEGAP
- a CDS encoding DUF3310 domain-containing protein — protein: MHENAQTVDHPAHYGSAADPYEVIKVLKAWLSREEFIGALKFNIIKYQARANKKDGAQDYAKSAWYAAYLDDFLKRNPA
- a CDS encoding tyrosine-type recombinase/integrase; its protein translation is MDGKLVGIHKVKVRLANGGIETYYYAWRGKGAPRLASKPGTKAFTQEFLRLTRDRQKQAIQGTIGSLIDDFRKTASFEKLAPATRRDYERQFSAIRLEYETFPIQAIEARGSRMLFLRWRDTMKDAPRSADMHMALLSRVFAWAKDNEIILRNPLERVERLHEGTRRDIIWSSQQLDTLLAEASPHIRNVAMVALWTMQRQADVLSMPTLAFDGERISIRQGKTGARVRVAAALDLLPMLRKAKEDQRQRVLVNSFGQNWTSSGFRASWRKEMARLGIHGVTFHDLRGTAITFAYAKLDRSHDEKIKLIAEISGHSESDAETIIRKHYLAGQEVVDAIGQGTRRE
- the thyX gene encoding FAD-dependent thymidylate synthase, which codes for MKIDLLDHGFVRHVDHMGSDLSVVRAARVSYDAAWRAGTDEGSDIRLIRYLWKNRHTSPFEAVEFQFEVKAPIFVFRQWHRHRTWSFNELSARYRELPEEFYVPEPHLIGVQSASSKQARDISDPEEYTEADNILSDRRFETHLMREHCEKAFELYRNLLAKGWPRELARSVLPVNTYSHMFAKVDLRNLLGFLDLRVDPHAQYEIRVYAEAMRDIAKTIAPACVAAWEESR